One Cucumis sativus cultivar 9930 chromosome 1, Cucumber_9930_V3, whole genome shotgun sequence DNA segment encodes these proteins:
- the LOC101206306 gene encoding caffeoylshikimate esterase, with protein MNSQEHPQSFLNYWGNISEEDYFTSQRIKASKSFYTSPRGLKLFTRSWLPLPPTPPRALIFMVHGYGNNISWTFQATSIFLAQMGFACFALDLEGHGRSQGLKAFVPNVDSVVHDCLSFFNFLKLDPQFQGLPCFLYGESMGGAICLMIHFADPKGFDGAVLVAPMCKISDNVKPHWPIPQFLTAVAQFLPTLAIVPTADLLDKSVKVEEKKIVAEMNPMRYRGKPRLGTVVELLRVTEHLSQRLKDVNLPFIVLHGNADVVTDPNVSKTLYEEAKSEDKTIKIYEGMMHSMLYGETDENVEIVRNDILCWLNERCRTG; from the coding sequence ATGAACAGTCAAGAACATCCCCAATCCTTCCTCAATTACTGGGGTAACATCTCTGAAGAAGATTATTTCACATCTCAACGAATCAAAGCCTCCAAATCCTTCTACACTTCCCCTCGCGGTCTCAAGCTCTTCACTCGTTCATGGCTTCCTCTTCCTCCGACCCCTCCTCGCGCTCTCATCTTCATGGTCCATGGCTATGGCAACAACATCAGCTGGACCTTCCAAGCCACTTCCATCTTCCTTGCTCAGATGGGTTTCGCTTGTTTTGCTCTTGACCTTGAAGGCCATGGCAGATCTCAAGGTCTCAAGGCTTTCGTTCCCAATGTTGACTCTGTCGTTCACGATTGTCTCTCCTTCTTCAATTTCCTCAAACTCGACCCCCAATTTCAAGGTCTACCCTGTTTCCTCTACGGTGAGTCAATGGGCGGTGCGATTTGTTTGATGATTCATTTCGCTGATCCAAAAGGGTTTGATGGTGCTGTTCTCGTCGCACCTATGTGTAAAATCTCTGATAATGTGAAACCCCATTGGCCGATTCCTCAATTTCTTACGGCGGTTGCCCAATTTCTTCCCACTTTGGCGATCGTTCCGACGGCGGATCTGTTGGATAAATCGGTGAAGgtggaagagaagaagattgtGGCGGAGATGAATCCGATGAGGTATAGAGGAAAACCCAGATTGGGAACCGTCGTGGAGCTTCTTAGAGTGACAGAGCACTTGAGTCAAAGGTTGAAGGATGTGAATCTGCCATTCATCGTCCTCCATGGAAATGCAGATGTAGTTACAGATCCGAATGTGAGTAAGACTTTGTATGAAGAAGCGAAGAGTGAGGACAAAACGATTAAGATTTATGAAGGAATGATGCATTCTATGTTGTATGGGGAAACTGATGAGAATGTAGAAATTGTTCGAAACGATATTCTTTGTTGGTTGAATGAAAGATGCAGAACAGGATAA
- the LOC101206544 gene encoding serine carboxypeptidase-like 32 isoform X2 has translation MMKIFSIVATVFLVCTVVVVEPSGSFGLGKRQWHLQKSPLNPFFAGEEDLVTNLPGQPSVGFRHFAGYVTVHQSHGRALFYWFYEAASSPHQKPLVLWLNGGPGCSSVGYGATQEIGPFIVDNDANGLKLNDYSWNKEANMLFLESPIGVGFSYSNTSNDYDNLGDEFTANDAYNFLQKWFLKFPSYRNHTFYIAGESYAGKYVPELAELIHDKNKDSSFHINLHGVLMPRMMGGYDPCLDGYAKTFYNRRDVQQALHVISDGHQLKNWSICNNTIFDSWYDSKPSIIPIYEKLIGAGLRVWIYSGDTDGRVPVLSTRYSLKSLSLPITKAWRPWYHQKQVSGWYQEYEGLTFATFRGAGHAVPCFKPSSSLAFFASFLNGHSPPSVK, from the exons ATGATGAAGATTTTTTCAATAGTGGCGACAGTTTTCTTGGTGTGTACTGTTGTGGTTGTGGAGCCATCTGGCTCCTTCGGATTGGGTAAAAGACAATGGCATTTACAGAAAAGCCCACTTAATCCCTTCTTCGCCGGAGAAGAAGACCTCGTCACTAACTTGCCCGGCCAACCCTCCGTCGGATTCCGCCATTTTGCCGGTTATGTCACCGTCCATCAGTCCCATGGTAGGGCATTGTTTTACTGGTTCTATGAAGCTGCCTCTTCCCCTCACCAAAAACCCTTGGTTCTTTGGCTCAATGGAG gTCCTGGCTGCTCCTCTGTGGGTTATGGAGCAACACAAGAGATTGGTCCTTTCATAGTGGACAATGATGCAAATGGACTTAAATTAAATGACTATTCTTGGAataaag AGGCCAATATGCTATTCTTGGAATCTCCCATTGGTGTTGGCTTTTCATACTCAAATACATCTAACGATTACGACAATCTAGGGGACGAATTTACag CAAATGATGCATATAACTTTTTGCAAAAGTGGTTCCTTAAGTTTCCTTCGTACAGAAACCATACCTTTTATATCGCCGGAGAGAGCTATGCAG GAAAATATGTTCCTGAGCTGGCTGAACTTATCCACGATAAGAATAAAGATTCTTCCTTTCACATCAATCTGCATGGTGTCTTG atgCCAAGAATGATGGGTGGATATGATCCTTGCCTAGACGGTTACGCAAAAACGTTTTATAATAGACGAGATGTGCAACAAGCGCTTCATGTAATTAGTGATGGACATCAACTCAAGAATTGGAGCATTTGCAA CAATACCATATTCGATAGCTGGTATGATTCGAAGCCTTCAATTATTCCGATATACGAGAAGCTAATTGGAGCTGGGCTTAGAGTATGGATCTACag TGGAGACACAGATGGAAGAGTGCCAGTGTTGTCCACTAGATATAGTCTCAAATCCCTCAGTCTCCCCATTACCAAAGCATGGAGACCTTGGTACCATCAAAAGCAG GTGAGTGGTTGGTATCAGGAATATGAAGGACTAACATTTGCAACATTTAGAGGAGCTGGGCATGCAGTCCCATGTTTCAAACCAAGCAGTTCATTGGCCTTTTTTGCTTCATTTCTCAATGGACATTCACCACCTTCTGTTAAATga
- the LOC101218558 gene encoding TIR domain-containing protein, with translation MQRYFSTVAKSYLTSSKILSRRNNIRSISRQCDVFINHRGADTKRNIAGLLHDHFSRIGLHSFLDSKSMKPGDKLFGEIEEGIRSCKVGIAVFSPRYCESYFCLHELALMMENKKKIIPIFVDVRPSQLRVEYNYSCPKKELQRFNWALGEAKYTVGLTFDTVNGDWSELLRKASNAVIDNLIVGGGAGEMPDN, from the exons ATGCAACGATATTTTTCAACTGTGGCCAAAAGCTACCTAACTTCATCCAAAATCCTCAGTCGTCGTAACAATATCCGATCCATATCACGCCAATGTGATGTCTTCATAAACCACCGTGGTGCAGACACGAAACGTAACATCGCAGGATTGCTTCATGACCATTTTTCTAGAATAGGTCTTCACTCATTTTTAGATAGTAAGAGCATGAAACCGGGGGATAAATTGTTTGGTGAGATTGAAGAAGGTATTCGGAGTTGTAAGGTTGGGATCGCGGTGTTCTCGCCGCGGTATTGTGagtcatatttttgtttgcaCGAACTTGCCCTAATGATggagaacaaaaagaaaattattccaATTTTCGTTGACGTTCGACCGTCTCAACTTCGTGTTGAATACAACTATAGCTGTCCCAAGAAAGAGTTGCAAAGGTTCAATTGGGCACTTGGGGAAGCCAAATACACTGTTGGACTCACTTTCGACACTGTTAACGG GGATTGGTCGGAGCTGTTGAGGAAAGCTTCAAACGCCGTGATTGATAATCTTATCGTCGGTGGAGGGGCCGGAGAGATGCCGGATAATTAG
- the LOC101206544 gene encoding serine carboxypeptidase-like 31 isoform X1, protein MMKIFSIVATVFLVCTVVVVEPSGSFGLGKRQWHLQKSPLNPFFAGEEDLVTNLPGQPSVGFRHFAGYVTVHQSHGRALFYWFYEAASSPHQKPLVLWLNGGPGCSSVGYGATQEIGPFIVDNDANGLKLNDYSWNKEANMLFLESPIGVGFSYSNTSNDYDNLGDEFTANDAYNFLQKWFLKFPSYRNHTFYIAGESYAGKYVPELAELIHDKNKDSSFHINLHGVLLGNPETSDSDDWRGMVDYAWSHAVISDETHKIIRESCDFNSNDTWSNDNCSEAVDELLSQYKQIDIYSLYTSLCIANSASAEGNSVQTLTIKRSTTMMPRMMGGYDPCLDGYAKTFYNRRDVQQALHVISDGHQLKNWSICNNTIFDSWYDSKPSIIPIYEKLIGAGLRVWIYSGDTDGRVPVLSTRYSLKSLSLPITKAWRPWYHQKQVSGWYQEYEGLTFATFRGAGHAVPCFKPSSSLAFFASFLNGHSPPSVK, encoded by the exons ATGATGAAGATTTTTTCAATAGTGGCGACAGTTTTCTTGGTGTGTACTGTTGTGGTTGTGGAGCCATCTGGCTCCTTCGGATTGGGTAAAAGACAATGGCATTTACAGAAAAGCCCACTTAATCCCTTCTTCGCCGGAGAAGAAGACCTCGTCACTAACTTGCCCGGCCAACCCTCCGTCGGATTCCGCCATTTTGCCGGTTATGTCACCGTCCATCAGTCCCATGGTAGGGCATTGTTTTACTGGTTCTATGAAGCTGCCTCTTCCCCTCACCAAAAACCCTTGGTTCTTTGGCTCAATGGAG gTCCTGGCTGCTCCTCTGTGGGTTATGGAGCAACACAAGAGATTGGTCCTTTCATAGTGGACAATGATGCAAATGGACTTAAATTAAATGACTATTCTTGGAataaag AGGCCAATATGCTATTCTTGGAATCTCCCATTGGTGTTGGCTTTTCATACTCAAATACATCTAACGATTACGACAATCTAGGGGACGAATTTACag CAAATGATGCATATAACTTTTTGCAAAAGTGGTTCCTTAAGTTTCCTTCGTACAGAAACCATACCTTTTATATCGCCGGAGAGAGCTATGCAG GAAAATATGTTCCTGAGCTGGCTGAACTTATCCACGATAAGAATAAAGATTCTTCCTTTCACATCAATCTGCATGGTGTCTTG TTGGGGAACCCTGAAACTTCAGACAGTGATGATTGGAGAGGAATGGTGGATTATGCATGGAGCCATGCAGTGATTTCTGATGAAACTCACAAAATAATAAGAGAAAGTTGTGATTTTAATAGCAATGACACTTGGAGTAATGACAATTGTAGTGAAGCTGTGGATGAATTGCTTAGCCAATACAAACAAATTGACATTTATAGCCTTTATACCTCTCTTTGCATTGCTAATTCTGCTTCTGCTGAGGGCAATTCTGTCCAAACCCTAACCATCAAACGCTCTACTACCATG atgCCAAGAATGATGGGTGGATATGATCCTTGCCTAGACGGTTACGCAAAAACGTTTTATAATAGACGAGATGTGCAACAAGCGCTTCATGTAATTAGTGATGGACATCAACTCAAGAATTGGAGCATTTGCAA CAATACCATATTCGATAGCTGGTATGATTCGAAGCCTTCAATTATTCCGATATACGAGAAGCTAATTGGAGCTGGGCTTAGAGTATGGATCTACag TGGAGACACAGATGGAAGAGTGCCAGTGTTGTCCACTAGATATAGTCTCAAATCCCTCAGTCTCCCCATTACCAAAGCATGGAGACCTTGGTACCATCAAAAGCAG GTGAGTGGTTGGTATCAGGAATATGAAGGACTAACATTTGCAACATTTAGAGGAGCTGGGCATGCAGTCCCATGTTTCAAACCAAGCAGTTCATTGGCCTTTTTTGCTTCATTTCTCAATGGACATTCACCACCTTCTGTTAAATga
- the LOC101218318 gene encoding NAC transcription factor 25, with amino-acid sequence MMDEDYIESSDSSSNTSAHLQLPPGFRFHPTDEELVVHYLTRKLSSSPLPAPIIAELDLYKFDPWDLPSKAVFGKNEWYFFTPRERKYPNGARPNRAAISGYWKATGTDKPIMSCNYNNINNGSNNNNGIQKVGVKKALVFYGGRPPKGVKTNWIMHEYRLLHLPNNNPNLLHPHLTNPTKPSLKLDDWVLCRIYMKNIAQASIIDREMEELSRVAARPPKTVVGGGHKGTGNCYLDVVTLSTEGDDIINNHQNNSNNISELPSSSCSSKRGLTSQLWSGGATASNDGGKPLRLDLMNSYSGGATTAGTEENTVSYMSLLNQLPVQNAAFQSGAPLIGSLNDGVLRQHFQLPTNINWNS; translated from the exons ATGATGGATGAAGATTACATAGAGAGCAGCGATTCTTCGTCAAACACTTCGGCTCATCTGCAGCTACCCCCTGGATTCCGATTTCACCCCACCGACGAGGAATTAGTGGTTCATTATCTCACAAGAaagctttcttcttctcctcttccgGCTCCCATCATTGCTGAACTTGATTTGTACAAGTTCGATCCATGGGACCTCCCAA GTAAAGCAGTATTTGGGAAGAATGAATGGTATTTTTTCACCCCAAGAGAGAGGAAATACCCAAATGGAGCAAGACCAAATAGAGCAGCAATTTCAGGATATTGGAAAGCAACAGGAACTGATAAGCCAATAATGagttgtaattataataatattaacaatggatcaaataataataatggaattCAAAAGGTCGGAGTTAAGAAAGCTTTGGTGTTTTATGGTGGAAGGCCTCCTAAAGGTGTCAAAACAAATTGGATTATGCATGAGTATAGGCTTCTCCATCTTCCTAATAATAATCCCAACCTCCTTCATCCTCACCTCACCAATCCAACAAAACCTTCTCTCAAG CTTGATGATTGGGTTTTATGCCGAATTTACATGAAAAACATTGCACAAGCATCCATCATAGACCGTGAAATGGAGGAGTTATCGAGAGTGGCAGCGAGGCCACCGAAAACGGTAGTCGGCGGCGGACACAAGGGCACCGGAAACTGCTACTTGGACGTGGTGACTTTATCAACCGAAGGTGACGACATAATTAACAATCAtcaaaacaattcaaataaCATCTCGGAATTACCTTCCTCCAGCTGCAGCTCCAAACGCGGGCTTACAAGTCAGCTTTGGAGCGGCGGCGCAACAGCATCCAACGACGGCGGAAAGCCACTCCGGCTTGATCTCATGAATAGCTACAGCGGCGGCGCAACTACGGCCGGGACTGAGGAAAACACCGTCTCATATATGTCTCTTCTAAACCAACTGCCGGTACAAAACGCAGCGTTTCAATCCGGTGCGCCACTCATTGGCTCACTCAACGACGGCGTTTTGAGGCAGCACTTTCAACTCCCCACCAATATTAACTGGAACTCTTAA